The window CCCGACGCGAATTCTGGATACATATCAACGGCATGGTTAACCGCGGCGTCACGGTGATGGTTACCACACACTTTATGGACGAAGCGGAATATTGCGACCGCATCGGACTGGTGTATCGCGGTAAGCTGATCGCCAGCGGCACACCTGACGAACTGAAACAGCAGGCAGCCAGCGCAGAGACGCCATCACCAACGATGGAAGAAGCGTTTATCGCGCTGATTCAGGCATACGATGGGGAGGCGGAACATGGTTGAACAGAATAGCGTTGAGCCGGACAACAAGAACCAGCACGGCAGCACGCATTTCTCCACGCGTCGCCTGCGGGCACTGTGCCTGAAAGAAACCCGCCAAATCTTGCGTGACCCCAGCAGCGGGCTGATCGCCTTCGTGATTCCGCTGTTGCTGCTGTTTATCTTCGGCTACGGCATTAATCTGGACTCCAGTCGCCTGCACGTCGGTATCCTGATGGAACAGCAAAGTGAGGACGCGCGCGATCTGGCAAATACCTTTGCGGCATCACCATTTATTGAGCCGACCATCAGCAATAATCGTCAGTACCTGATTCAGCAGATGCAGGCAGGCAGCATTCGCGGCCTGATCGTCATCCCCACTGACTTTGCCGAACGGCTGGCACGGTCGGGCGATCGCGCCCCGATCCAAGTTATCACCGACGGCAGCGAACCCAACACAGCGAATTTTGTGCAGGGATACGCGGAAGGCATTTGGCTGTTGTGGCAACAACAGCGGGCGGAAGATCGCGGCGAGACGTTCGAGCAGCTTATCGAGGTGCAGTCGCGCTACTGGTTTAACCCGGCCGCCATCAGTCAACATTTCATCATCCCCGGCGCGATTACCATCATTATGACGGTGATTGGTGCCATCCTCACCTCGCTGGTCATCGCCCGCGAGTGGGAGCGCGGGACAATGGAAGCTCTGCTCTCGACGCAGGTCACCCGTACCGAACTGCTGCTGTCCAAACTCATCCCGTATTACTTTCTCGGGATGATCGCCATGACGCTGTGTATTCTGGTCTCAACGTTTATCATGCAGGTGCCCTATCGCGGCTCGCTGATTTTGCTATTTATTATCAGCAGTCTGTTCCTTGCCAGCACGCTGGGCATGGGTCTGCTCATCTCCACCCTCACCCGCAACCAGTTCAACGCCGCCATGGTGGCGCTGAATGCGGCATTTCTGCCTGCCATCATGCTGTCCGGCTTTATTTTTGAAATCGACAGCATGCCGGAATTCGTCCGCGGCGTGTCATACATCATCCCGGCGCGCTATTTCGTTAGCACACTGCAAACGCTGTTTCTCGCGGGGAATATCGGTACGGTGCTGATGACTAACCTGCTGTTTCTCATTCTCTCGGCGATTGTCTTTATTGGCCTGACGGCCTGGCAAACCCGGCGCAGGCTGGATTAGGGAGCGACTATGCTGCATCGTCTGTGGACGTTAATTATTAAGGAACTGCAATCGCTGCTGCGCGATCCGCAAACGCGTTCCATTCTGGTGTTGCCCGTTATCCTTCAAGTTTCCCTGTTTCCTTTCGCCGCGACGCTCGACGTGACCAACGCGACCATTGCCATTTACAGCGAAGATAACGGCCCCCATGCGATTGAGTTGACGCAGCGCTTTGCCAAGGCGAAGTCCTTTTCTCATGTGTTGATGCTACATAGCCCGCAGGACGTGGCACCGACGCTGGATAATCAGCGTGCGCTTCTCATTCTGCGCTTCCCGCCGCAGTTCTCGCGCGATATCGCCAGCGGAAATAGTACCTCGATCCAGCTGATTCTGGATGGCAGACGCTCTAACAGCGCGCAGATCGCCGCTAACGATGTACAGCACATCGTGCGCGATTATCAGTTGGCATTGCTGGCGGCCAGACCTGCTCAAAACGGCGCAAATCAGAGCGCTTCCAATCCAAACAACAGCGAGCTGGTGGTTCGTCACTGGTATAACCCGAATCTGGACTACAAATGGTTTGTGGTGCCGTCGCTGATTGCCATGATTGCCACCATCGGCGTACTGATTGTCACAGCACTCTCCGTGGCACGCGAGCGAGAACAAGGCACGCTGGAACAACTGCTGGTTTCGCCGCTGTCCACCAGCCAAATTTTCATTGGCAAAGCCGTACCTGCGCTGATCGTCGCCACGTTTCAAGCCACGATCGTGCTGCTGGCGGGCATCCTGATTTTCCATATCCCCTTCGCCGGATCGCTACTGCTGTTTTACACCACGATGCTGATCTACGGCCTATCACTGGTGGGCTTTGGCCTGCTGATATCCTCACTCTGTGCCACACAGCAGCAGGCGTTCATCGGTGTGTTCGTCTTCCTGATGCCCGCGATTCTGCTTTCCGGCTATGTGTCACCGGTTGAAAATATGCCGATCTGGTTGCAGCACATCACCTGGATTAACCCGATTCGCCATTTCACCGATATAACGAAGCAGATTTACCTCAAGGACGCGGATTTCAGCATTATCTGGAGCAGCCTGTGGCCGTTGTTCATCATCACACTCACCACCGGATCGGCAGCCTACGCGATTTTCCGACGGAATATCGCGTAGAAGTAAGAGGGAATACTCGGTAGGGAAATATCTGGCGCGAGGAACAACCGCGCCAGATAGGTAAGCAAGAATTAACGACGGTTACCGAAAATGCGCAGCAGCATCAGGAACAGGTTGATAAAGTCGAGATACAGCGTCAACGCGCCCACAATGGAGTATTTGCGGAAGCTGTCTTTGTCATCAACGGACAACTGCTCGCCGATGTTTTTCAGCTTCTGGGTGTCATACGCGGTCAGACCGACAAACACCACCACGCCGATATAGGTGACGGCCCACATCAACGCTTCACTCTTCAGCCACAGGTTCACCAGCGAAGCCAGCACAATCCCGATCAGCGCCATGAACAGCATGCTGCCGAAACCGCTCAAATCACGCTTCGTGGTGTAGCCGTACAGGCTCATCGCGCCGAACATCCCCGCCGTAATGACAAAGGTGCTGGCGATGGATTCACCGGAGTACATGATGAAAATGCTGGAGAGCGTCAGCCCCGTCAGCGCGGAATAGAGCATAAACAGCGACGTAGCGACCGCACCGCTCAGGCGCTGTACCATACCGGAAATCACAAAGACCAGCCCCAACTGAGCAATGATCAGTCCGAAGAAGGTGATCTGGCTGGAGAATACAAAATTCAGTACGGCAGGCGTATTCGCCGCGTACCAGGACACGAACGCCGTCAGCAGCAGGCCGCAGGTCATCCAGCCATAAACCTGTGCCATATAGGCCTGGAGACCCGACTGCGAGCGCTCAACGATTGAACCCGAGCGTGGATATCTGTCCATGATGTTACCTTTGCATAAAAGTTATCTGATTAACGCGGCGCGAACCGCCTGTTTGGGGGAACGAGACGGAAACGCCCTCCCCGCCATCCTTTTATCCTAACACAGAAATGAACTACCAGCGCTGCGCAGCCTGTTTATCACTGTCGCGTGATTCCACCCAGCGCTCACCTTCCGGCGTCGCTTCGCGCTTCCAGAACGGCGCGCGGGTTTTCAGGTAATCCATAATAAATTGGGCGGCATCAAACGCCGCGCTGCGGTGGGCGGCACTGACGCCAACGAACACAATTTCATCGCCCGGATAGAGTGCACCCACCCGATGAATCACGCTCACTCGTGGCAGTTCCCAGCGCTCGCGAGCCAGATCGACAATCTCAGCCAGCGCCTTTTCCGTCATACCGGGGTAATGTTCCAGCGTCAACGCGCTGACGTCTTTCGCCAGATTGTGATTACGCACCTTACCCGTGAACGTCACCACCGCGCCATCTTCATCACACTGCGCCAGCCACTGATATTCATCCCCTACGTTGAAGTTCTCTTCACCGACCCTAATACGCGTTTCTGTCACGATCAGCCCCCTGTTACCGGTGGGAAAAACGCCACTTCATCACCGTCCTGTAGTGGGTGAGTCAGCTCAACCAGCGACTGATTGACCGCAGCCAGCAGCTTGCCCGATTCCAGCGCCAGCGCCCAGCGCGCGCCACGCTGGCACAACGCCTGTCGCACGTCCTCTACGGTGGCATACTCAGCAGGCAGAGACAGGCTGTCTGTCTCGATCAGCTCACGAACTTGTGCAAAAAACAGCACTTTAATCATGCGCCCTCCGCCGTAAAATCGCCGGATTTACCGCCGCTTTTCGCCAGCAGACGCACCGGGCCAATGACCATATCTTTCTGCACAGCCTTGCACATGTCATAGATAGTCAGCGCGGCGACAGAGGCTGCCGTCAGCGCCTCCATCTCTACGCCGGTTTTACCCGTCAGGCGACAAACAGATTCAATGCGTACCCGATTGTGTTCCGGCTGCGCTTCCAGCTCGACAGCCACCTTGCTCAGCAGCAGCGGGTGACAAAGCGGAATCAGTTCCCAGGTACGTTTCGCGGCCTGAATGCCGGCGATGCGTGCGGTGGCGAACACATCGCCCTTGTGATGGCTGCCGGCAATAATCATCGCCAGCGTCTGCGGCGCCATTTCAACGAAAGCTTCCGCGCGGGCTTCGCGCACGGTTTCCGCTTTGGCGGAAACATCCACCATTGCGGCTTCACCAGCAGCGTTAATGTGGGTCAATTGTGGCGTAGATGATGACGCAATGGATTTAGAGGATGACATAGTGAATAACGCTTACCGTTAAGAGGTTTTTTTCAAGTGTGGGTAGAAATTGCACGGTTTCTGGCGCGCATCCAGCTGTTCCTGAATGATGCGTTCCCATGCGGTGCGACAGGCACGAGTCGAACCTGGCATCGCGAAAATCACCGTCTGATTAGCCAGACCGGCAAGCGCACGCGATTGCAGCGTCGCCGTACCGATATCTTCATACGACACCATACGGAACAGTTCGCCGAAACCTTCAATTTCCCGATCGAACAAGACGCCAATAGCTTCCGGCACCACATCCCCTGCGGTAAAGCCCGTTCCGCCATTAATCAGAATGCTCTGCACCTTGTCGCTGGCAATCCACGCCGAGATCTGTGCCCGAATCTGGTACAGGTTCTCTTTCACAATGGCGCTATCGACGATGCGATGTCCTGCGGACTGCGCCGCTTCGCGCAGATAGTCGCCGGAGGTGTCATCTTCCGCCGTCCGGCGCTCGGAAACGGTCAGAACCGCAAGGTTGAGAGAAACAAATTCGCTGCTGACTTTGCTCATGCCAGACTCCTTTAAAAATCAGTGATGTCGCGGATTAACCGCCGATAAATGACAGGTTTTGCGTGATGCCGCTATTCCCTTCATGCAGGAAGTGGGTCTGTTTCTTCGCCGACAGCCCGCCCGAGATACGCATCTTCAAATCTTCGAGATGGCGATCGTCGGCCAGTAAATCACGCAGTGGAATACCCTGTTCGCCAAAGAGACACAGATGCAGGTTACCGATAGCAGACACGCGAAGACGGTTGCAGCTCAGGCAGAAATCTTTCTCATACGGCATAATCAGCCCGATTTCTCCCTGATAGTCTGGGTGGCAGAAGACTTGTGCCGGCCCGTCGCTACGGGCACGTTTCTGCTGCTGCCAGCCCTGCTGCAACAATTGCTGGCGGATCACCTCGCCAGAAACGTGGTGGCGGCGAAACAGATCGCCTCCTTCCCCGGTTTCCATCAGTTCAATAAAGCGTAGTTGAATCGGGCGGTGTTTAATCCAGTTGAGAAAGGTTTGCAGGCTACCCGCGTTCACATTTCGCATTAGCACCGTGTTGACTTTGACCTTGGCAAAACCGCAGTCAAATGCGGCGTCGATGCCGTCCATCACCTGCCGGAATTTATCCTGCCCGGTAATCGCATGAAACTGGCGTGCATCCAGACTGTCCACGCTCACATTCAGCGCCGTTAGCCCTGCCTCTCGCCATTGAGCAACGTCGCGTGCCAAACGGTAGCCGTTAGTGGTCACCGCCAGCGTGCGAATCGCGGGGTTTTCACGGATGGCGGCGATAATATCGACAAAGTCACGGCGCAGAGACGGTTCACCGCCAGTGAGGCGGACTTTTTCCGTCCCCAGTTCGGCAAAAGCGCGGCTGACGCGACGAATCTCATCGAGTGACAAAAAGCGATGCGGATTGGTGCCATTGGCCTGATAACCATCCGGCAGACAGTAGGTACAACGAAAATTGCAGACGTCTGTGATAGACAGACGCAAATAGTAAAACTTGCGCGCAAACGCATCAGTCAGTTGACTCACCATAAACACCTTTCCAAATACGGGAGATGCAGGCATTTCTACCTCGCACCCTGGTGACCGCGAAGGTCACGGCCAGGGCACCATATCACGCGCACTACGCGCATCACTTAGGCACCAAGGCTAGGAGTTTGATTCCTATCAGTTATCCGTTAGACAACGCCGGAACAGCCGATAAAGAATCGTGATTTCATTGAGCAGTCTACTGCGAAAACGCGTAGTCAACCACTCTCAAAATCGGTATATAAATAAATATATAGCGAATTTTCAATATCTTATGGTGCACAGCATACGGAAAAATACACGGCAGAAATTGTCTCAGGTCATGCCTGCGTGAGGATTTTTCGCGTTTTACGCTGAAATCAGCTACCTTAGCGACGATTGTCATACACACGTCATATTCCTCTGGCTCATTAATAAGGTTTTCTATGCGCAATCGCACGTTGGCCGACCTCGACAGGGTTGTCGCACTAGGAGGCGGGCACGGCTTAGGTCGTGTGATGTCTTCGCTCTCTTCCCTGGGTTCACGGCTAACCGGCATTGTCACGACGACAGATAACGGCGGTTCCACTGGCCGCATCCGTCGTTCCGAAGGCGGTATTGCCTGGGGCGATACCCGCAACTGCCTGAATCAACTGATCACTACGCCTAGCGTGGCGTCTGCGATGTTTGAGTACCGGTTTAACGGTAACGGTGAACTTGCCGGACACAACCTGGGGAATCTGATGCTGAAAGCGCTCGATCACCTAAGCGTGCGGCCGCTGGAAGCCATCAATCTGATTCGCAACCTGCTCAAAGTCGATGCCTTTTTAATTCCGATGTCCGAGCATCCGGTCGATTTGATGGCGATTGATGAACAGGGCAATCCCGTTTATGGCGAAGTCGAGATCGATCAACTGGCAACTTTACCGCAAGATTTGATGCTGTACCCGACGGTGCAGGCCACACGTGAAGCGATTGATGCCATCGCCAAAGCCGACCTGATTTTAATTGGCCCCGGCAGTTTTCTGACTAGCCTGATGCCGCTGCTGCTGCTGGACGATTTGACACAGGCGCTCCGCCGCACGCCCGCCCCAATGGTCTACATCGGCAATCTGGGCAGCGAGCAGAGTAACCCCGCCGCCCGCCTGACGCTGGCGGAGAAATTGGACTGGATTGAGCACAAAGTGGGTAAATCAGTGGTGGATGTGGCGATCGTCGGTCCGAAAGTCGATATCAGTCAGATCGGCGATCGCCTGATCGTGCAACAAGAGCTGGCCGCAGCAGATGTTCCTCACCATCATGACCGTGAGCTACTGCGTCAGGCTATCGATCGTGCGCTACAGCTACTAGGCTCTCAATCCCGCAGCCACGGCGTATAAGTCACGCCAATCAAAATGCCTTCGGGACTCAGGAAACGCGTGACCTGCTGTCCCCAGGGTTCAAGACGGTTTTCTACCAGCAGCGCATAGCCTTGCGCTTTTAGCGTACGGGTCGCTTCCGTCATATCCGCCACTTCAAATTCCAGCCAGCTTTGCGGTTCAGGCAGATCCGCAGGCCAGCTTCCCTGCCCGAAGCAGGATTCGCTGGCCTGTGACAATGGCCACAGGGCGAAGTGTTTCACGCCATCTATTGTATCGCTCACCAGATAATCGCTCCCTTCCGCAACAGGCTTTAGCGGCAACTTCAGCGTATCGACATAGAGCGCATGGCTGTCAGACAGCGATTTCACGATCGGTCCGAAACCCGCCACAAACAGCACCTCAACACCCGGTATAATAGGGTCCATCATTGATCCTCAGTGAGTGCTTGCATCGTTAGGATGCAGCGATAAATTGTGCGCGCAGTGCCTGTAACTCATCGCGCAAGGCGGCAGCTTCTTCGAACTCAAGATTCTGCGCATGCGTCAGCATTTTGCTTTCCAGCTCGCGGATTTTCAGCTCCAGCGCTTTCGGCGTCATAAGCTCATAACGTGCAGCCGGTTCTGCCGCTTTACGGTTGCCTCGCCCTTTGCCTCTGTTCGTGGGTTGGCCCAATTGCAGAATATCGGAAATTTTCTTATTGAGTCCCTGCGGCACAATCCCGTGTTCGGTGTTGTACGCCTCCTGCTTCTCACGACGGCGTTCCGTTTCGCCAATCGCCTTTGCCATGGATGGCGTAATCTTGTCGCCGTACAGAATCGCCTTACCGCGTAGGTTACGCGCTGCACGACCAATCGTCTGAATCAGAGAACGCTCGGAGCGCAGGAAGCCCTCTTTATCCGCATCCAGAATCGCCACCAGCGACACTTCTGGCATATCCAGCCCTTCACGCAACAGGTTGATACCCACCAGCACGTCAAACTCACCAAGGCGTAAATCGCGGATAATTTCAACACGTTCGACGGTATCAATATCCGAGTGCAGATAACGTACGCGCTCACCGTGTTCTTCCAGATATTCAGTTAGGTCTTCCGCCATTCGTTTGGTCAACGTAGTGACCAGCACACGTTCGTTAACCGCCGCACGCTGGCGAATCTCGGAAAGCAGGTCGTCCACTTGCGTCGCCACAGGCCGCACTTCAATGAGCGGATCGAGCAGCCCAGTGGGACGCACCACCTGATCGATCACTTCACCACCCGATTTTTCCAGCTCATAGTTACCCGGCGTCGCGGAGACATAGATCGTCTGCGGCGCCAGCGCTTCGAATTCTTCAAATTTCATCGGGCGGTTATCCAGCGCCGAAGGTAGCCGGAAGCCATATTCGACCAGCGTCTCTTTACGCGCACGGTCACCGCGATACATACCACCGATCTGGGGCACGGTAACGTGGGATTCGTCAATGACTAGCAGTCCGTCTGCCGGTAAATAGTCAAACAGCGTCGGCGGCGGCTCACCGGGGCCACGCCCGGAAAGATAGCGTGAGTAGTTTTCGATCCCGGAGCAATAGCCCAGCTCGTTCATCATCTCCAGATCAAACTGCGTGCGCTGGCTCAACCGCTGCTCTTCCACCAGCTTATCATTCGCCAGCAGTACCTTTCTGCGATCGGCCAGCTCCACCTTGATGTCTTCCATTGCCTGCAAAATACGTTCACGCGGCGTGACGTAGTGCGTTTTTGGATAGATGGTATAGCGCGGCACCGTCTGGAGGACATGCCCCGTCAGCGGGTCAAACAGCGACAATCGTTCCACTTCTTCATCAAACAGTTCAACACGCAGCGCGATTTCGTCAGATTCCGCAGGGAAAATATCAATCACCTCACCGCGTACGCGGAAGGTACCGCGCTGAAACGCCTGATCGTTGCGGGAATACTGCAACTCAGCCAAACGCCGCAAAATAGCACGCTGGTCAATCAGCATCCCCTGCGTCAGGTGCAGCATCATTTTCAGATATAAATCGGGATCGCCCAGACCATAGATAGCGGACACTGAAGCCACGACGATCACATCACGCCGTTCCAACAGCGCTTTTGTCGCGGAAAGACGCATCTGTTCGATATGTTCGTTAACCGATGCATCTTTTTCAATGAAGGTGTCCGAACTCGGAACGTAGGCTTCCGGCTGATAATAGTCGTAGTACGAAACGAAGTATTCGACGGCATTATCAGGAAAGAATTCTTTCATTTCGCCGTACAGCTGAGCTGCCAGCGTTTTATTTGGCGCCAGCATCATCGTCGGCCGATTGAGATCGGCAATCACGTTGGCGATCGTGAACGTCTTACCTGAACCGGTTACCCCGAGCAGCGTTTGATGCGCTAACCCGTCTTCCAGGCCCTCTTTTAAACGACGAATGGCCTCAGGCTGATCGCCTGCCGGTTTAAAGTCGGAATTCAGTGTAAATACTTTACTCATCGTTAAGCACGCTACTTATCGTTATTACGCATCGCTCAAGGCGACGTTCATGGGTGGATGCTCGGAGGCAGGTAAAAGACACAGACTGACGATTTCAGGCACGGCTGCGGGTCATCATCGGCATCCTTTGTCGCACCGTGATCACACGACAGCGACCACACTGACACGTGTGACATACGAGCTTTATTCTGAATGCCAATTGCGAAATTCGCCACCGCAATGATACTGGATATAAAAACAGCATCAAGAAAATTATCGCTGGATTGGATGATTAATCAACAAATGAATTTGCTAGCACATTCATCTTCAATCTACCAGATAAAATCATCATGATTTATCCCCAGATTTGGTAAAAATGTAACATGCGGGGACACCTGATGACGTTAATTTATGCAACTACACACCGTTGCTGCTTAAGACGCTTGATTTTACTTAAGCATATGATAATAAATAAATTAGCAAAACCGTGGAGAATAGCGCCAACCTGGCGACAACCCGCGCCAGCTCTCGGTTAGGACGCGTTGTCTATCCATAATACACATAGTTATCCACAGAAATGGTGGATAACTCCCACAAGCCCGCATCAGCACTGAGTTAGAGAAATACCCACTTCATTCGTGATTCCCTCTGATATGGATTTTCTTCACACTCTTTCTGTGATTTATCGCATAAGTATTAGATGGAAAAAGACTAAAAACAGCAGGGGACTGCATCACAACAATTCAGGCAATGCGGGGAGTGAGAGGAAAATTCAAGAAGGTTTTATCTATTGATCGCTATAAAAATGTAGGTTTTATACTTATGAAAACAGATGCCGGTAAAAAAACAATAAAACCTACTGTGATGATTAAAGTCAGCCGAGGGTTAACAAAAATGATTACTCCGCTAATAACCCAATATCGATATATTGCCCCAGATTATGCTGCTGAAGATCCGATAAGTAAGGAATTTCGCCCAGCATCGGCGCAGGCAGGCGCTGTTGCAGCGTTTGCAGATACGGCTGGTGCCATTTTCCAGGCGGTGTGATGTCGTTAGCAATCCAGCCGCCAAGGTGCAAACCCGCATGCTGAATCGCATGGGCGGTTAACATCGCGTGGTTGATACACCCCAGCTTGATGCCGACCACCAAAATCACGGGAAGCTGTTCCTGTATCACCCAGTCGGCAAACGTATCCTGCGCCGACAGCGGCGTAAACCACCCGCCTGCGCCCTCAACCAGCAACCAGTCTGCCTGTGTTTCTAACGCCCGCAGCCCTGCGGATAGCGCCGAAAGAGAGATAGGCCGCTGCTCTACCGCGCTGATAATATGCGGTGACGTCGGTTCCATAAACGCCAGCGGGTTCACGGCCTCATAATCCAGCCGGACGCTGCTATTCGCCTGAAGCGCCAGCGCATCACTGTTGCGAATGCCATCGGCCGTCATTTCACAGCCTGACGCCACAGGTTTATAGCCTGCGGTCCGGTACCCCGCTTGACTCGCCGCCTGTAGCAGCGCCGTACTCGCGACCGTTTTCCCCACTTCGGTATCCGTTCCCGTCACAAACCAGCGCTCAATCACGATAAATCACTCCATAAACCAGTTGATAGCTGAGCGGGTAGCCGCCCTGCTCTTGCGGATAGTGGGCAGACAGCGCCGCCAGTCGTGCCCGGCTCAATAGCCCCGGCGTGCGCCCTTCATGCAGCCAGGTCGCCCCAATCCCTTTCAGCGAT is drawn from Pectobacterium aroidearum and contains these coding sequences:
- a CDS encoding ABC transporter permease, producing MVEQNSVEPDNKNQHGSTHFSTRRLRALCLKETRQILRDPSSGLIAFVIPLLLLFIFGYGINLDSSRLHVGILMEQQSEDARDLANTFAASPFIEPTISNNRQYLIQQMQAGSIRGLIVIPTDFAERLARSGDRAPIQVITDGSEPNTANFVQGYAEGIWLLWQQQRAEDRGETFEQLIEVQSRYWFNPAAISQHFIIPGAITIIMTVIGAILTSLVIAREWERGTMEALLSTQVTRTELLLSKLIPYYFLGMIAMTLCILVSTFIMQVPYRGSLILLFIISSLFLASTLGMGLLISTLTRNQFNAAMVALNAAFLPAIMLSGFIFEIDSMPEFVRGVSYIIPARYFVSTLQTLFLAGNIGTVLMTNLLFLILSAIVFIGLTAWQTRRRLD
- the moaB gene encoding molybdenum cofactor biosynthesis protein B: MSKVSSEFVSLNLAVLTVSERRTAEDDTSGDYLREAAQSAGHRIVDSAIVKENLYQIRAQISAWIASDKVQSILINGGTGFTAGDVVPEAIGVLFDREIEGFGELFRMVSYEDIGTATLQSRALAGLANQTVIFAMPGSTRACRTAWERIIQEQLDARQKPCNFYPHLKKTS
- the moaC gene encoding cyclic pyranopterin monophosphate synthase MoaC; the encoded protein is MSSSKSIASSSTPQLTHINAAGEAAMVDVSAKAETVREARAEAFVEMAPQTLAMIIAGSHHKGDVFATARIAGIQAAKRTWELIPLCHPLLLSKVAVELEAQPEHNRVRIESVCRLTGKTGVEMEALTAASVAALTIYDMCKAVQKDMVIGPVRLLAKSGGKSGDFTAEGA
- a CDS encoding glyoxalase/bleomycin resistance/dioxygenase family protein — translated: MDPIIPGVEVLFVAGFGPIVKSLSDSHALYVDTLKLPLKPVAEGSDYLVSDTIDGVKHFALWPLSQASESCFGQGSWPADLPEPQSWLEFEVADMTEATRTLKAQGYALLVENRLEPWGQQVTRFLSPEGILIGVTYTPWLRD
- a CDS encoding Bax inhibitor-1/YccA family protein, with protein sequence MDRYPRSGSIVERSQSGLQAYMAQVYGWMTCGLLLTAFVSWYAANTPAVLNFVFSSQITFFGLIIAQLGLVFVISGMVQRLSGAVATSLFMLYSALTGLTLSSIFIMYSGESIASTFVITAGMFGAMSLYGYTTKRDLSGFGSMLFMALIGIVLASLVNLWLKSEALMWAVTYIGVVVFVGLTAYDTQKLKNIGEQLSVDDKDSFRKYSIVGALTLYLDFINLFLMLLRIFGNRR
- the moaD gene encoding molybdopterin synthase sulfur carrier subunit, producing MIKVLFFAQVRELIETDSLSLPAEYATVEDVRQALCQRGARWALALESGKLLAAVNQSLVELTHPLQDGDEVAFFPPVTGG
- the moaE gene encoding molybdopterin synthase catalytic subunit MoaE, whose translation is MTETRIRVGEENFNVGDEYQWLAQCDEDGAVVTFTGKVRNHNLAKDVSALTLEHYPGMTEKALAEIVDLARERWELPRVSVIHRVGALYPGDEIVFVGVSAAHRSAAFDAAQFIMDYLKTRAPFWKREATPEGERWVESRDSDKQAAQRW
- the yvcK gene encoding uridine diphosphate-N-acetylglucosamine-binding protein YvcK, whose product is MRNRTLADLDRVVALGGGHGLGRVMSSLSSLGSRLTGIVTTTDNGGSTGRIRRSEGGIAWGDTRNCLNQLITTPSVASAMFEYRFNGNGELAGHNLGNLMLKALDHLSVRPLEAINLIRNLLKVDAFLIPMSEHPVDLMAIDEQGNPVYGEVEIDQLATLPQDLMLYPTVQATREAIDAIAKADLILIGPGSFLTSLMPLLLLDDLTQALRRTPAPMVYIGNLGSEQSNPAARLTLAEKLDWIEHKVGKSVVDVAIVGPKVDISQIGDRLIVQQELAAADVPHHHDRELLRQAIDRALQLLGSQSRSHGV
- the moaA gene encoding GTP 3',8-cyclase MoaA, which encodes MVSQLTDAFARKFYYLRLSITDVCNFRCTYCLPDGYQANGTNPHRFLSLDEIRRVSRAFAELGTEKVRLTGGEPSLRRDFVDIIAAIRENPAIRTLAVTTNGYRLARDVAQWREAGLTALNVSVDSLDARQFHAITGQDKFRQVMDGIDAAFDCGFAKVKVNTVLMRNVNAGSLQTFLNWIKHRPIQLRFIELMETGEGGDLFRRHHVSGEVIRQQLLQQGWQQQKRARSDGPAQVFCHPDYQGEIGLIMPYEKDFCLSCNRLRVSAIGNLHLCLFGEQGIPLRDLLADDRHLEDLKMRISGGLSAKKQTHFLHEGNSGITQNLSFIGG
- a CDS encoding ABC transporter permease codes for the protein MLHRLWTLIIKELQSLLRDPQTRSILVLPVILQVSLFPFAATLDVTNATIAIYSEDNGPHAIELTQRFAKAKSFSHVLMLHSPQDVAPTLDNQRALLILRFPPQFSRDIASGNSTSIQLILDGRRSNSAQIAANDVQHIVRDYQLALLAARPAQNGANQSASNPNNSELVVRHWYNPNLDYKWFVVPSLIAMIATIGVLIVTALSVAREREQGTLEQLLVSPLSTSQIFIGKAVPALIVATFQATIVLLAGILIFHIPFAGSLLLFYTTMLIYGLSLVGFGLLISSLCATQQQAFIGVFVFLMPAILLSGYVSPVENMPIWLQHITWINPIRHFTDITKQIYLKDADFSIIWSSLWPLFIITLTTGSAAYAIFRRNIA
- the uvrB gene encoding excinuclease ABC subunit UvrB, encoding MSKVFTLNSDFKPAGDQPEAIRRLKEGLEDGLAHQTLLGVTGSGKTFTIANVIADLNRPTMMLAPNKTLAAQLYGEMKEFFPDNAVEYFVSYYDYYQPEAYVPSSDTFIEKDASVNEHIEQMRLSATKALLERRDVIVVASVSAIYGLGDPDLYLKMMLHLTQGMLIDQRAILRRLAELQYSRNDQAFQRGTFRVRGEVIDIFPAESDEIALRVELFDEEVERLSLFDPLTGHVLQTVPRYTIYPKTHYVTPRERILQAMEDIKVELADRRKVLLANDKLVEEQRLSQRTQFDLEMMNELGYCSGIENYSRYLSGRGPGEPPPTLFDYLPADGLLVIDESHVTVPQIGGMYRGDRARKETLVEYGFRLPSALDNRPMKFEEFEALAPQTIYVSATPGNYELEKSGGEVIDQVVRPTGLLDPLIEVRPVATQVDDLLSEIRQRAAVNERVLVTTLTKRMAEDLTEYLEEHGERVRYLHSDIDTVERVEIIRDLRLGEFDVLVGINLLREGLDMPEVSLVAILDADKEGFLRSERSLIQTIGRAARNLRGKAILYGDKITPSMAKAIGETERRREKQEAYNTEHGIVPQGLNKKISDILQLGQPTNRGKGRGNRKAAEPAARYELMTPKALELKIRELESKMLTHAQNLEFEEAAALRDELQALRAQFIAAS
- the bioD gene encoding dethiobiotin synthase, with product MIERWFVTGTDTEVGKTVASTALLQAASQAGYRTAGYKPVASGCEMTADGIRNSDALALQANSSVRLDYEAVNPLAFMEPTSPHIISAVEQRPISLSALSAGLRALETQADWLLVEGAGGWFTPLSAQDTFADWVIQEQLPVILVVGIKLGCINHAMLTAHAIQHAGLHLGGWIANDITPPGKWHQPYLQTLQQRLPAPMLGEIPYLSDLQQHNLGQYIDIGLLAE